One Glycine max cultivar Williams 82 chromosome 4, Glycine_max_v4.0, whole genome shotgun sequence DNA segment encodes these proteins:
- the LOC100306084 gene encoding putative proteasome beta subunit C1, giving the protein MSIFEYNGSALVAMVGKNCFAIASDRRLGVQLQTIATDFQRISKIHDKLFIGLSGLATDAQTLYQRLLFRHKLYQLREERDMKPQTFASLVSAILYEKRFGPYFCQPVIAGLGDDDKPFICTMDAIGAKELAKDFVVAGTASESLYGACESMFKPDMEPEELFETISQALLSSVDRDCLSGWGGHVYVVTPTEVKERILKGRMD; this is encoded by the exons ATGTCGATCTTCGAGTACAACGGGAGTGCCCTAGTGGCTATGGTGGGGAAGAACTGCTTCGCCATCGCGAGCGATCGGAGACTCGGGGTTCAGCTCCAGACCATTGCCACCGATTTCCAGAGGATTTCAAAAATCCACGACAAGCTCTTCATCGGTCTCTCCGGCCTCGCCACCGACGCCCAGACCCTCTACCAGCGCCTCCTTTTCCGCCACAAATTGTATCAGCTCCGCGAAGAGAGGGACATGAAGCCCCAAACCTTTGCCAGCCTAGTCTCCGCTATTCTCTACGAGAAAAG GTTTGGTCCATACTTTTGCCAGCCTGTAATTGCTGGACTAGGAGATGATGACAAACCATTCATTTGCACAATGGATGCCATTGGAGCAAA GGAACTTGCAAAAGATTTTGTAGTGGCTGGCACTGCATCCGAGTCTCTTTATGGTGCTTGTGAGTCAATGTTTAAGCCTGACATG GAACCAGAAGAATTGTTCGAGACAATCTCCCAAGCACTGCTATCATCTGTAGATCGTGATTGTTTAAGTGGCTGGGGTGGACATGTTTATGTTGT CACCCCAACCGAAGTAAAGGAAAGGATACTGAAAGGAAGAATGGACTAA
- the LOC100806298 gene encoding chlorophyllide a oxygenase, chloroplastic, with amino-acid sequence MNAIATAAVLSLPFSFSKSSKLDTKKGLKGRFRVFAVYGEEIDKKNAWSALFDVEDPRSKVPQYKGKFLDVYQALEVARYDIQYCDWRARQDLLTIMLLHEKVVEVLNPLARDYKSIGTMKKELAELQEELAQAHQQVHISEARVSSALDKLAYMEELVNDKLLQERSTTEVSQTSSSPSTSFKPVDIEKRRSPRKSLDISGPVQSYHPHLKNFWYPVAFSTDLKDDTMIPIECFEEPWVIFRGKDGKPGCVQNTCAHRACPLHLGSVNEGRIQCPYHGWEYTTDGKCEKMPSTRLLNVKIKSLPCFETEGMIWVWPGNDPPTATLPSLLPPSGFEVHAEIVMELPIEHGLLLDNLLDLAHAPFTHTSTFAKGWSVPSLVKFLTPASGLQGYWDPYPIDMEFRPPCMVLSTIGISKPGKLEGQSTSQCATHLHQLHVCLPSSKQKTRLLYRMSLDFAPVLKHIPFMQHLWRYFAEQVLNEDLRLVLGQQERMNNGANVWNFPVSYDKLGIRYRLWRNALERGNKQPPFSK; translated from the exons ATGAACGCTATTGCAACTGCTGCagttctctctctccctttctccttctccaaatCATCCAAACTTGACACCAAAAAG GGTTTAAAAGGAAGGTTTAGAGTGTTTGCTGTATATGGAGAAGAGATAGATAAGAAGAATGCATGGAGTGCCCTCTTTGATGTGGAGGATCCACGATCTAAAGTGCCGCAGTATAAAGGGAAGTTTTTGGATGTATATCAAGCCCTTGAAGTTGCAAGATATGATATTCAATACTGTGATTGGCGAGCTAGGCAAGACTTGCTTACCATCATGCTTCTTCATGAAAAG GTGGTGGAGGTTCTTAATCCTTTAGCTCGTGATTATAAGTCCATTGGCACCATGAAAAAGGAGCTAGCAGAGTTGCAGGAAGAATTGGCACAAGCACACCAACAG GTTCATATATCTGAGGCAAGGGTGTCCAGTGCTTTAGATAAACTAGCTTACATGGAAGAATTAGTAAACGATAAGTTGTTGCAAGAAAGAAGCACCACAGAAGTTTCCCAGACATCCTCTTCTCCCAGTACTTCTTTTAAACCTGTAGATATAGAAAAGAGAAGATCGCCACGAAAAAGCTTGGACATATCAGGTCCAGTTCAGTCATACCATCCacacttgaagaatttctggTACCCTGTAGCTTTCTCTACTGACTTGAAGGATGATACAATG atCCCAATAGAATGTTTTGAGGAACCATGGGTCATCTTCCGAGGGAAAGATGGGAAGCCTGGGTGTGTTCAGAACACCTGTGCACACAGAGCATGTCCTCTACACCTTGGTTCGGTGAATGAGGGTCGTATCCAATGCCCTTACCATG GCTGGGAATATACTACTGATGGAAAATGTGAGAAAATGCCGTCTACTCGACTGCTAAATGTGAAGATAAAGTCATTGCCATGTTTTGAAACAGAGGGGATGATCTGGGTTTGGCCTGGCAATGACCCCCCGACGGCTACCCTTCCATCTTTGCTACCTCCATCTGGGTTTGAAGTGCATGCTGAG ATTGTCATGGAGCTTCCCATCGAACACGGGTTACTTTTGGACAACCTTTTGGATCTTGCACATGCCCCTTTTACTCACACTTCAACTTTTGCTAAGGGATGGAGTGTTCCCag CTTGGTGAAATTTTTGACACCTGCATCTGGCCTACAAGGATACTGGGACCCCTATCCAATTGATATGGAGTTTCGGCCACCTTGCATGGTTCTATCAACCATTGGAATTTCGAAGCCTGGTAAACTGGAAGGACAAAGCACCAGTCAGTGTGCCACACACCTGCACCAACTTCATGTCTGCTTACcatcttcaaaacaaaaaacaagatTGCTGTACAGAATGTCACTGGATTTTGCTCCTGTGCTTAAGCATATTCCTTTTATGCAACATCTATGGAGATATTTTGCAGAGCAG GTTTTAAACGAGGATCTACGGCTAGTGTTAGGCCAGCAAGAGCGGATGAACAATGGTGCCAATGTGTGGAATTTCCCAGTATCCTATGACAAGCTTGGGATAAGGTACAGACTATGGAGAAATGCCTTGGAGCGAGGAAATAAGCAACCACCCTTCAGCAAATAG
- the LOC100806828 gene encoding uncharacterized protein LOC100806828 (The RefSeq protein has 1 substitution compared to this genomic sequence), with amino-acid sequence MRVAREEAMGGGKRNTVETFFLATLILWFASLCFQILLNKRWELLSVIAGSIFYQTSNCLIRFFSPHKDKDALFVNTSVSLLHSLLTSSSVIFILFRELLSNGPSGMSDHSQLVEDAWPWAFEALSFSCGYFAYDQWDMLHYRLYNGWIPSILVHHLVLLICFTLALYRNVTINYLILTLICELHSIFLHLRKVRRMAGIRDAKSILVKLEWFLNWVTFFVARSVPHVLITAKLIKDAYKFEKGMELPLALLGMAGMNLLNIGLGIDLLKAFKRERKSQQGNLHHHRE; translated from the exons ATGCGAGTGGCGCGAGAAGAAGCAATGGGTGGTGGAAAGCGGAACACGGTGGAGACATTCTTCTTAGCCACTCTAATTCTCTGGTTCGCTTCCCTTTGTTTCCAGATTTTGTTGAACAAGCGCTGGGAGCTTCTCTCTGTCATCGCGGGTTCTATCTTCTACCAGACATCTAACTGCCTCATCCGATTCTTCTCCCCACATAAAGACAAAGACGCTCTCTTCGTTAACACCTCCGTCTCTCTTCTCCACTCTCTCCTCACCTCCTCCTCAG TGATCTTCATCTTGTTCAGAGAGTTGTTAAGTAATGGGCCAAGTGGAATGTCTGACCACTCACAGTTGGTCGAAGATGCTTGGTCATGGGCATTTGAAGCGTTGAGCTTTTCTTGTGGTTACTTTGCATATGATCAGTGGGATATGCTTCATTACCGATTGTATAATGGTTGGATCCCCTCTATCCTTGTGCATCATCTGGTTCTCCTTATTTGCTTCACTCTTGCTTTGTATCGAAATGTTACCATCAACTACCTTATTCTCACTCTTATCTGTGAG CTGCATTCCATCTTTCTTCATTTGAGAAAAGTGAGAAGAATGGCCGGTATTCGGGATGCAAAGAGCATTCTTGTTAAGTTAGAATGGTTTTTGAATTGGGTTACCTTCTTTGTGGCAAGATCTGTACCTCACGTTCTCATCACAGCCAAGCTCATCAAGGATGCATACAAATTTGAAAAGGGTATGGAGCTACCACTGGCTCTGTTGGGCATGGCTGGGATGAATTTGCTCAACATTGGTCTTGGCATTGATCTCCTTAAAGCTTTTAAGAGAGAGCGGAAGTCTCAGCAGGGTAATCTTCATCATCACCGTGAATGA
- the LOC100783676 gene encoding filament-like plant protein: protein MMEKNICKSSEDSPSETESLGSELSHSEKQPDEQHQALNESPIGHNQSPKVTSEAVAIAEDINDMSFINAQSAEVISHTTHKGHDGLLEEDENGANDSIIKDGDVTDGLRNMSKNLSAEVVNVSAKEDLVKQHAKVAEEAIAGWEKAENEVTSLKKQVEALTLRNSTLEDRVTHLDSALKECVRQLRQTREEQEQNVHDAVLKKTQELESAKTKLEKQLKELHSKSDASNASSHSSIEFDMIQKVEYLENENMALKHELKAQSEKLKLRTIERDLSTQTAEMASKQHLESINKVAKLEAECRRLKNMACRASITSSSFCAESFKDGQSESGERTNATEIDTTRKSGSEPDMCELSCSDSWASALIAEPDQFKNEKYKQIPSGSVNIDLMDDFLEMERLASLPDTKNESLIKDSLVANQCIHEESSMDELKEKLEKAKEEKEEVKICLMKTESVIEASQLQMREAETKLEELQIELENAYKSRQVFENELMSMQAEAQSITAKVHLLEEEIDKEKAMSVEIESRCKELEEELERMKQEEKLGSVTGSYTEMKLKQEDLALAAGKLAECQKTIASLGNQLSSLATLEDFLIDTTSIPEFSASPSLIARAGGDMLQKLHSNDTYLPKRDSGSSRSGPPLNKNEETSPPSSTNLPNHESSKSRNGFAKFFSQTESGIQLGI, encoded by the exons ATGATGGAGAAAAACATATGTAAATCTTCTGAGGACAGCCCTAGTGAAACTGAAAGTTTAGGGTCTGAATTGTCTCATTCTGAGAAGCAACCGGATGAACAG CATCAGGCATTGAATGAATCTCCTATTGGACATAACCAGTCCCCTAAAGTTACCTCAGAAGCTGTGGCCATCGCTGAAGATATTAATGACATGTCATTTATCAATGCACAATCAGCTGAAGTCATCTCACATACAACACACAAGGGACATGATGGTTTATTGGAGGAAGATGAAAATGGAGCAAATGATAGTATAATTAAGGATGGAGATGTAACTGATGGATTGAGGAATATGTCAAAAAATCTATCTGCAGAGGTTGTGAATGTAAGTGCCAAAGAAGATTTGGTCAAGCAACATGCCAAAGTCGCTGAAGAAGCTATTGCAG GCTGGGAGAAGGCCGAAAATGAAGTGACAAGTTTAAAGAAGCAAGTCGAGGCACTGACTCTCCGAAATTCAACACTTGAAGATAGAGTCACCCATCTAGATAGTGCACTTAAGGAGTGTGTTAGGCAGCTAAGACAAACAAGGGAAGAGCAGGAGCAAAATGTTCATGATGCAGTGCTAAAGAAAACACAAGAGTTGGAATCAGCCAAAACTAAACTTGAGAAGCAGCTCAAGGAGCTCCATAGCAAATCAGATGCTTCAAATGCTAGTTCTCATTCATCAATTGAATTTGATATGATCCAGAAGGTTGAATATTTGGAGAATGAGAACATGGCTCTCAAACATGAGCTCAAAGCCCAATCTGAAAAGCTGAAACTCAGGACAATAGAGAGGGATTTAAGCACCCAAACAGCTGAGATGGCTAGCAAGCAACATCTAGAAAGCATCAATAAAGTGGCTAAGCTTGAGGCTGAGTGTCGGAGACTGAAAAACATGGCTTGTAGAGCTTCCATTACATCATCCTCATTTTGTGCtgaatctttcaaagatggTCAATCAGAAAGTGGAGAGAGGACTAATGCAACGGAGATTGATACCACCAGGAAGAGTGGCTCAGAACCAGACATGTGTGAGTTAAGTTGTTCCGATTCATGGGCATCTGCACTAATTGCTGAGCCTGATCagttcaagaatgaaaagtataAACAAATTCCGTCTGGTTCTGTTAACATTGATCTCATGGATGATTTTCTTGAAATGGAACGACTTGCATCACTGCCTGATACTAAGAATGAAAGCCTTATCAAGGACTCACTTGTTGCCAATCAATGCATTCATGAAGAAAGTTCAATGGATGAACTAAAAGAGAAGTTAGAGAaagccaaagaagagaaagaggaaGTGAAGATATGTTTAATGAAAACTGAGTCTGTTATTGAGGCATCACAGCTACAAATGAGGGAGGCAGAAACAAAATTGGAGGAGTTGCAAATAGAGCTAGAGAATGCCTACAAATCAAGGCAAGTGTTTGAAAATGAACTAATGAGCatgcaggctgaggctcaatCAATTACTGCAAAAGTTCACTTATTAGAAGAAGAGATTGATAAGGAAAAGGCTATGTCTGTTGAAATTGAAAGTAGGTGTAAAGAATTGGAGGAAGAGCTAGAAAGAATGAAGCAGGAAGAAAAACTTGGATCAGTAACCGGCTCATACACGGAAATGAAGCTAAAGCAG GAGGACCTGGCACTAGCTGCAGGAAAGCTTGCTGAGTGCCAGAAAACCATAGCATCTTTGGGGAATCAATTAAGTTCACTAGCAACGCTAGAAGATTTCCTGATTGACACTACCAGCATTCCAGAGTTCTCTGCAAGTCCATCACTAATTGCAAGAGCTGGTGGAGATATGCTGCAGAAGTTGCATTCAAATGACACATACTTACCTAAAAGAGATTCCGGTTCTTCAAGGTCTGGTCCACCCTtaaacaaaaatgaagaaacttCACCACCCTCTTCAACCAACTTGCCAAATCATGAGAGTTCTAAGAGTAGAAATGGTTTTGCAAAATTTTTCTCTCAAACTGAGAGTGGAATCCAACTAGGAATCTAG
- the LOC100807355 gene encoding photosystem II 22 kDa protein, chloroplastic: MAQTMLLMSSVSSSYSVDLKKDLFLQLQSQSLRPKFSQLSFNPLPSSTSSFSSPRTFTTLALFKSKTKAAPAKTKVTKPKQKVEDGIFGTSGGFGFTKQNELFVGRVAMLGFAASLLGEGITGKGILAQLNLETGIPLYEAEPLLLFFILFTLLGAIGGLGDRGKFVDDEPTTGGVIPPGKGFREALGLGSGPLFGFTKANELFVGRLAQLGFVFSLIGEIITGKGALAQLNIETGVPINEIEPLVLFNVLFFFIAALNPGTGKFVTDEGEDD; the protein is encoded by the exons ATGGCTCAAACCATGTTGCTCATGTCTAGTGTCTCTAGCAGTTATTCCGTGGATTTGAAGAAAGACCTTTTCCTCCAATTGCAGAGTCAAAGTTTAAGGCCTAAGTTCTCTCAGCTCTCATTCAACCCACTTCCATCATcaacttcttccttttcttcaccCCGTACATTCACAACTCTGGCCCTCTTCAAATCTAAGACCAAAGCCGCTCCTGCTAAGACTAAG GTTACAAAGCCAAAGCAAAAGGTTGAAGATGGTATCTTTGGCACTTCTGGAGGATTTGGTTTTACTAAGCAGAACGAGCTCTTTGTGGGTCGTGTTGCTATGCTTGGTTTTGCA GCATCACTGTTGGGTGAAGGAATAACTGGGAAAGGAATTCTAGCACAATTGAATCTGGAAACTGGAATTCCCCTTTATGAAGCGGAGCCTCTTCTTCTGTTTTTCATCCTCTTCACCCTGCTAGGAGCCATTGGAGGTTTAGGTGACCGTGGAAAATTTGTTGATGACGAACCTACTACTGGAGGTGTTATTCCTCCAGGCAAAGGCTTCAGGGAAGCTCTTGGTCTTGGTTCAG GTCCTTTATTTGGATTCACGAAAGCAAACGAGCTATTTGTGGGAAGATTGGCTCAATTGGGTTTCGTTTTCTCATTGATTGGAGAAATTATAACCGGAAAGGGAGCACTAGCCCAACTCAACATTGAGACTGGGGTACCAATCAACGAAATCGAGCCCCTAGTGTTGTTCAatgttcttttcttcttcattgctGCTTTGAATCCTGGAACTGGCAAATTCGTTACAGATGAGGGGGAGGATGATTAG